TACAACATCGAAATGTCCCGTTAGTATAATGGTTTTATCAGTATTAAATTTGCTTCTGAAAAGTGCAGATACAAAACATCTTCCATATGGGTCATCAACTAAATCTATCTTCTTTAAATTATCAGGATTTGATTTAAAATACGGTATATCAATCAGAATATCATATATCTTCTGCGCTGCTAAGTTTTCGCTTGGTGTGCCTGAAATACTTGGAACCGCAACAAGGTCAAGTGTTGTTTTCATAAGTAATGATTTATCTATCATCTGTACACCTCTTAAACATACCTTTCATATTTTTTAAACCTATCATGGGAAAAAGCTCTTTTTATAATTATTTTACCATCATCATTGTATTCCTCTGCAATATCCCTCTTTGCAGCTGCATATATAGGTATGCGGCTATTTAATAAACAAAAATCAACCGTGATATAAGTGGCACCGAAGTCCCCTTGCACTAATACATAGTCGTCTTTAACAGAATTTAATAAAATCCAATCAAATATATCTTTCAAATAATCCTTTAGTGATATTGTTTCAGATGGTACTTGCGACCATTTTTGCTGTAAATTAGCCGGCATATATAAAAATCCGCCTATTCCGAGGCTTTTTATTGCATCATCTTTTTGGCCATCTGTCAATTGATGTGAAAAAATCAATAGCATTTTCTTTTTTGTCACAATAGATACCTCGTTTCATGTTTTGTATTAAATCATTATTGTATATGAAGACATCCATAGATGTCATTCTAAGAGAAAAAAAGATCCCCATGCTATAAAAATAACAATATATTTTTTAACTCACAATATTGAATTTATCAATTCTCATCTTATTGTTATTGTCCCTTATATGTAGGTTAAAAAGATATAAAAAATTATAATTTCGCTAAATACATTAAAATCATTATACCATGTAGACCTTTTAGTCAATAACATTTAATTAAGTAAATTAAAAATACTTACTTTATTTAAAAAGCCTAAAGATATCAAAAATGCTAAACGTAGTTTTGCGATATACCCTATTATATGCAGCTTTCTTCGGATTTGTAAGCCAGCCCCATCCTCTTGGTGCTTTAAATCCTAAATTATGACGAATATATCTTTTTAAACTTGTTCTTGCAGCAATGCTCTTTTTAATACTTGGTTTTCTCATACCAAATTTCATATTTATCGCCTTTCTTTTTAAAATATAACTATCGGTATAATAATAGGACTGTTTGATTTCTGATTATTTATAATATATCATAGACTTTTATTGAATCAAAAAATAATCTCTCAAAATCGCCTTGAACTTCAAGAAAATTTTGCGTGCTATTTGGTGGTTCTCCGTGAACAGCACTATTTCTTGCATATTCTAAGTTATTAAATGTAGCCAAAAGCTTAATATCAATATTTTTTAATTTATTTTTTGTCTCTTTTTTTACTCTGGAGTTATAATCATTTCTTTCTTCAT
This portion of the Thermoanaerobacterium sp. RBIITD genome encodes:
- the csx20 gene encoding CRISPR-associated protein Csx20 — translated: MTKKKMLLIFSHQLTDGQKDDAIKSLGIGGFLYMPANLQQKWSQVPSETISLKDYLKDIFDWILLNSVKDDYVLVQGDFGATYITVDFCLLNSRIPIYAAAKRDIAEEYNDDGKIIIKRAFSHDRFKKYERYV